A portion of the Bifidobacterium sp. ESL0800 genome contains these proteins:
- a CDS encoding SufS family cysteine desulfurase, whose product MVDFLKIREQFPILDQEVHGHRLVYFDSAATAQKPQCVIDAESEFYRTINAGVHRGAHELASRSTVAFEEARAKVAKLVGANYEEGEEEVVVTAGATAGLNLLATAIGNASLGRGGAAAKRFAVGPGDEIVVSKAEHHSVLLPFQELALRTGATLKWFDLTDDGRIRSDTADEVITERTKIVAITHISNVTGAITDIAPIVKRAHEVGAIVILDACQSVPHLKIDFHKMDVDFAAWSAHKMYGPTGAGFLYGKRELLEALPPASFGGSMVELAWLDKPAQYMAPPERFEAGTQPVAQVVAAGVAADWMRQIGMENVEEHEKAITAELLKLNDVPGFRVLGPVETKDRIGTISFDVEGVHPHDVGQFFDAQGIAVRVGHHCAQPVHRHFGLFASSRASTAVYNTVEEAKQVVETAGKVRAFFEV is encoded by the coding sequence ATGGTCGACTTTTTGAAGATTAGGGAACAGTTTCCTATTTTGGATCAGGAGGTGCATGGGCATCGGCTTGTGTACTTTGATTCGGCGGCGACCGCGCAGAAGCCGCAGTGCGTGATTGATGCGGAGTCGGAGTTCTATAGGACCATCAACGCTGGGGTGCACCGTGGGGCCCATGAACTGGCCTCGCGCAGCACCGTCGCCTTTGAGGAGGCCCGCGCCAAAGTGGCTAAGCTGGTCGGCGCCAACTATGAAGAGGGCGAGGAAGAGGTCGTCGTCACTGCTGGGGCCACCGCGGGGCTCAACCTGCTGGCCACCGCCATCGGCAACGCCTCGCTTGGACGTGGGGGAGCGGCCGCCAAGCGGTTTGCCGTTGGTCCCGGCGACGAGATCGTCGTCTCCAAAGCCGAACATCATTCTGTGCTGCTGCCGTTCCAGGAGCTGGCTTTGCGTACGGGTGCCACGCTCAAGTGGTTCGATTTGACCGATGACGGGCGGATTCGTTCGGATACTGCCGACGAAGTGATTACCGAGCGCACCAAGATCGTGGCGATCACCCATATCAGTAACGTCACCGGAGCCATCACTGATATCGCGCCTATTGTCAAGCGCGCGCATGAGGTCGGTGCCATCGTCATCCTCGACGCCTGCCAGTCCGTGCCCCATCTCAAGATTGATTTCCATAAGATGGACGTCGATTTCGCGGCGTGGAGCGCCCACAAGATGTACGGCCCCACCGGTGCCGGATTCCTATATGGCAAGCGCGAACTGCTGGAAGCCCTGCCGCCGGCCAGCTTCGGCGGGTCGATGGTCGAACTGGCGTGGCTGGACAAGCCGGCGCAGTATATGGCGCCTCCTGAACGCTTCGAGGCTGGCACCCAGCCGGTCGCGCAGGTCGTGGCCGCGGGCGTGGCCGCCGACTGGATGCGCCAGATCGGCATGGAAAACGTCGAGGAACATGAGAAGGCCATCACCGCCGAGCTTTTGAAGTTGAACGATGTCCCAGGTTTCCGTGTGCTCGGTCCGGTGGAGACCAAGGACCGCATCGGCACTATCTCCTTCGATGTCGAAGGCGTGCATCCGCATGACGTCGGCCAGTTCTTCGACGCGCAGGGCATCGCCGTGCGCGTGGGCCACCACTGCGCTCAGCCCGTCCACCGTCATTTCGGCCTGTTCGCCTCGTCGCGCGCCTCGACCGCCGTGTACAATACCGTCGAGGAAGCCAAGCAGGTAGTCGAAACGGCCGGCAAGGTCCGTGCGTTCTTTGAGGTGTGA
- the sufU gene encoding Fe-S cluster assembly sulfur transfer protein SufU yields the protein MSDFGMSGDDLEQMYQEVILDASKHPHGKEHFAEDVTKEPSRGNDTGETTVRASHEYCTPGESHQFNPTCGDQVTVHVEVSQDEPHKIERLVWDGSGCSISTASLSMMVDLVDGKSVEEAMQLEGVFQKLMKSRGAGLDNDADEEALGDAVVFQGVSKYPMRIKCALLGWAGLKDSLAKALAADK from the coding sequence ATGAGTGATTTTGGTATGAGCGGTGACGATCTCGAGCAGATGTATCAGGAGGTCATTCTTGACGCCTCGAAGCATCCGCACGGCAAAGAGCATTTTGCCGAGGACGTCACGAAGGAGCCGAGTAGAGGCAACGATACCGGCGAAACGACGGTGCGAGCCAGCCACGAGTACTGCACGCCGGGGGAATCCCATCAGTTCAACCCGACCTGCGGTGACCAGGTGACCGTGCATGTCGAGGTCTCACAGGACGAGCCGCACAAGATCGAGCGCCTTGTCTGGGACGGCAGCGGCTGCTCCATCTCCACCGCCAGCCTGTCGATGATGGTCGATCTGGTCGACGGCAAAAGCGTCGAGGAAGCCATGCAGCTTGAGGGCGTGTTCCAGAAGCTCATGAAATCACGCGGCGCCGGGCTTGACAACGATGCCGATGAAGAGGCGTTGGGTGATGCCGTGGTGTTCCAGGGCGTTTCGAAATACCCGATGCGTATCAAATGTGCGCTGCTGGGCTGGGCCGGCCTCAAGGATTCACTCGCCAAGGCGCTGGCGGCGGATAAATAA
- a CDS encoding metal-sulfur cluster assembly factor — protein MASNDNLVPTPQSSILDSAVKTLGSEEKGVAAVANPQAVGSLDKFDKQNETDSAKAETKDESVGNTVKDTETGIPLTSFNDIGKATAADVREALHQVIDPELGIDVIDLGLVYGIEIDEKGRAIITMTLTTPACPLTDLLEDECASTLAGLVEEFRIDWTWQPRWTLDMIRPEGREQLEAIGFNFDNMPKY, from the coding sequence ATGGCCAGTAACGACAACCTCGTTCCGACACCGCAATCCTCGATTCTCGACTCGGCGGTCAAAACGCTTGGCAGCGAGGAGAAGGGTGTGGCGGCCGTCGCCAATCCGCAGGCGGTGGGTTCGCTCGACAAGTTCGACAAACAGAACGAAACGGATTCCGCTAAGGCTGAAACCAAGGATGAATCGGTCGGCAACACTGTCAAGGACACCGAAACCGGTATCCCGCTGACTTCCTTCAACGACATCGGCAAGGCCACGGCCGCCGACGTGCGTGAAGCCCTGCATCAGGTCATCGACCCCGAGCTCGGCATCGACGTCATTGATCTGGGTCTGGTCTACGGCATCGAGATCGACGAAAAAGGGCGCGCCATCATCACGATGACCCTCACGACTCCCGCTTGTCCGTTGACCGACTTGCTCGAGGACGAATGCGCCTCGACGTTGGCCGGCCTGGTGGAGGAGTTCCGCATCGACTGGACGTGGCAGCCGCGCTGGACGCTCGACATGATTCGCCCCGAAGGCCGCGAACAGCTGGAGGCCATCGGCTTCAACTTCGACAACATGCCGAAGTACTGA
- the glgC gene encoding glucose-1-phosphate adenylyltransferase — protein MAKNPKILAIVLAGGEGTRLMPLTRDRAKPAVPFGGVYRLIDFPLSNLVNSGYSQIVVLTQYKSHSLDRHISKVWRFSPLLDAYVSPVPAQQRLGKHWYLGSADAVYQTINIIEDEQPDYVVIVGADHVYRMDFGQMLKQHIESGAAFTVAGIRQPIEASNQFGVIDVDPDHPHMIRGFKEKPETTEGMPGHPDQILASMGNYIANTDALFDALARDEKAENTKHDMGGDIAPYFAERGEAGVYDFSENEIPGATDYDRAYWRDVGTIKQFYDAHMDLIEYNPPFNLYNQDWPIYTLSGNLPPAKFVRSETNRIGRATESIISPSVIVSGGDVQHSVLSPNVRVNSWSQVVDSILFDGVIVGRRARVCKAILDKSVILEENATVGIDHEHDLARGFTVKDGITIVPKRTIIKD, from the coding sequence ATGGCGAAAAATCCTAAAATACTGGCTATCGTATTGGCGGGTGGCGAAGGAACTCGCCTCATGCCGTTGACACGCGATCGCGCCAAACCCGCCGTGCCGTTCGGCGGAGTCTACCGTCTCATCGATTTCCCGTTGAGCAATCTGGTCAATTCAGGTTATTCGCAAATCGTCGTCTTAACGCAATACAAATCCCATTCCCTGGATCGTCACATCTCCAAGGTCTGGCGTTTTTCTCCCCTGCTAGACGCGTACGTCTCTCCTGTCCCGGCGCAACAGAGGCTCGGCAAACATTGGTATCTGGGGTCTGCAGACGCGGTCTATCAGACCATCAACATCATCGAGGACGAGCAGCCCGATTATGTGGTCATCGTCGGTGCAGACCACGTCTATCGTATGGACTTCGGCCAGATGCTGAAACAGCATATCGAATCCGGTGCGGCGTTCACCGTTGCCGGCATCCGCCAGCCCATTGAGGCTTCCAACCAGTTCGGTGTCATCGACGTCGATCCGGACCATCCTCACATGATCCGCGGATTCAAGGAAAAGCCCGAAACCACTGAAGGTATGCCTGGGCACCCTGACCAGATTCTTGCCTCAATGGGCAATTACATCGCCAATACCGACGCACTGTTCGATGCCCTGGCACGCGACGAAAAAGCCGAGAACACGAAACACGACATGGGCGGTGACATCGCGCCTTACTTCGCCGAGCGAGGCGAGGCGGGGGTCTACGATTTCAGCGAAAACGAGATTCCCGGAGCCACCGATTACGACCGCGCCTATTGGCGCGACGTGGGCACCATCAAGCAGTTCTACGACGCCCACATGGATCTGATCGAGTACAATCCCCCGTTCAACCTCTACAACCAGGATTGGCCGATCTACACGCTTTCCGGCAATCTGCCACCTGCCAAGTTCGTCCGTTCGGAAACCAACCGAATCGGCAGGGCCACCGAGTCCATCATCTCCCCCAGCGTCATCGTTTCGGGCGGCGACGTACAGCATTCGGTGCTTTCACCTAACGTCCGCGTCAATTCCTGGTCGCAGGTCGTCGATTCCATTCTCTTCGACGGAGTCATCGTCGGCCGCCGTGCGCGCGTTTGCAAGGCCATCTTGGACAAGAGCGTTATTTTGGAAGAGAACGCGACCGTGGGCATCGACCATGAGCATGACCTCGCCCGTGGGTTCACAGTCAAGGACGGCATCACCATCGTGCCGAAACGCACGATTATCAAGGACTGA
- a CDS encoding 16S rRNA (uracil(1498)-N(3))-methyltransferase, with protein MTSPLFVFDAAHDDVPVNRDELRAGWTITLPPALKRHAIGAMRLQRGDELQLSDGHGLRIDAQVADTQNGLVKVSEFTTEERPVTRLALVQALAKTGHDVEAIDMATQIGVDEVVPWQANRSISKWKAGRTDRKWDQTLVAATEQSRRAWKPTLDECVSSKGIVAICRRACVHHELVIVLHQDATATWDGIERKVAALEQRCLDDGKPRTIYVVVGPEGGISDDEVGQFTDAGAEVCVLGANIMRASTAGPVALSLLSRSLGRFV; from the coding sequence ATGACAAGTCCACTTTTTGTATTTGATGCCGCGCACGACGATGTGCCGGTCAATCGCGACGAGCTGCGTGCGGGATGGACCATCACCCTGCCACCTGCGCTCAAACGACACGCGATCGGTGCCATGCGCCTGCAACGTGGCGACGAACTGCAGCTTTCGGATGGCCACGGGCTGCGTATCGACGCGCAAGTGGCCGATACACAGAACGGTTTGGTCAAAGTCTCGGAATTCACCACGGAGGAGCGGCCGGTCACCAGACTCGCGTTGGTGCAGGCACTGGCGAAAACCGGTCACGACGTTGAGGCGATCGACATGGCCACGCAGATCGGCGTCGACGAGGTGGTGCCGTGGCAGGCCAACCGTTCGATATCGAAGTGGAAGGCCGGGCGCACCGACAGAAAATGGGACCAGACGCTCGTCGCCGCCACCGAACAGTCGCGCAGGGCTTGGAAACCGACACTGGATGAGTGTGTGAGCAGCAAAGGCATCGTCGCGATCTGCCGTCGGGCGTGCGTCCACCACGAGCTCGTGATCGTCCTGCACCAGGATGCGACCGCGACGTGGGACGGGATCGAGCGCAAGGTCGCCGCGCTTGAGCAGCGTTGTCTCGACGACGGCAAACCTCGTACGATTTACGTCGTGGTCGGCCCGGAAGGCGGCATCAGCGACGACGAGGTCGGGCAATTCACCGATGCCGGTGCTGAGGTGTGCGTGCTTGGGGCCAACATCATGCGTGCCTCGACCGCCGGTCCAGTGGCTCTCTCGCTGCTGTCACGTTCGTTGGGCCGGTTCGTCTGA
- a CDS encoding histidine triad nucleotide-binding protein has product MADDCLFCKIIAGEIPSTKVYEDDTTYAFNDLNPKAKVHVLVVPKKHYANVAELAKADPAELAHIVEVAQSIADKEFHGAFRLIFNSGKDAGQSVFHVHAHVLTGETMEE; this is encoded by the coding sequence ATGGCCGACGATTGCCTGTTCTGCAAGATCATCGCGGGTGAAATCCCGAGCACCAAGGTGTACGAAGACGACACCACCTACGCATTCAACGACCTCAACCCCAAGGCGAAGGTCCATGTGCTGGTCGTGCCGAAGAAGCACTATGCCAACGTCGCCGAACTGGCCAAGGCCGACCCTGCGGAACTCGCGCATATCGTCGAGGTGGCGCAGTCCATCGCGGACAAGGAATTCCATGGCGCGTTCCGTTTGATCTTCAATTCCGGCAAGGACGCCGGCCAGTCGGTCTTCCACGTGCATGCGCATGTGCTGACCGGCGAAACGATGGAGGAGTAG
- a CDS encoding PhoH family protein: MASAKRVITIPTELDPVAVLGSGDKVLAEVQHAFPEVNVFVRGNRIEIAAYNKRDDVEADKVFDVLNNIIDAAYKAPADAMNVRRMLEARQVGKKAGLMGDGGRGRGYAQHSYTRGFAGAGMGQRPKSRFDVDGEDDVAEAKRSSANRHVPGVIAFANGEPVRAKTAGQVFYVRAIDASTITFAIGPAGTGKTYLAVAKAVRAFEDGRVSRIILTRPAVEAGESLGYLPGTLNDKVDPYLRPLYDALSDMLGAGQMHRYMTDGTIEVAPLAYMRGRTLNDAFVILDEAQNTTEQQMKMFLTRLGFNTKMVITGDVTQIDLAVPHSGLKSIESILGGIDGISFAHLGAKDVVRHELVGKIVRAYDEHAAKEPAHKPNGKERR; this comes from the coding sequence TTGGCCAGCGCAAAACGTGTCATCACCATTCCTACCGAACTCGATCCGGTTGCCGTGTTGGGTTCGGGTGACAAGGTGCTCGCCGAGGTGCAGCACGCCTTCCCCGAAGTCAACGTGTTCGTGCGGGGCAACCGTATCGAGATCGCCGCGTACAACAAGCGCGACGACGTTGAGGCCGACAAGGTCTTCGACGTGCTGAACAACATCATCGACGCGGCCTACAAGGCGCCGGCCGACGCGATGAACGTGCGGCGGATGCTCGAAGCCCGGCAGGTCGGCAAGAAGGCTGGACTGATGGGTGACGGCGGCCGCGGGCGCGGCTATGCGCAGCATTCGTATACACGGGGGTTCGCTGGTGCCGGCATGGGTCAACGGCCGAAATCACGTTTCGATGTCGATGGTGAGGATGACGTTGCGGAAGCCAAACGTTCCTCTGCCAACCGCCATGTCCCCGGCGTCATCGCCTTCGCCAACGGCGAGCCTGTCCGTGCGAAAACCGCCGGTCAGGTCTTCTATGTTCGAGCAATCGATGCCAGCACCATCACCTTTGCCATCGGACCGGCAGGAACCGGCAAGACCTATCTCGCCGTCGCCAAGGCGGTGCGTGCTTTCGAAGATGGTCGCGTTAGCCGTATCATCCTCACGCGTCCGGCGGTCGAGGCCGGCGAAAGCCTGGGTTATCTGCCCGGAACGTTGAACGACAAGGTCGACCCGTATCTGCGTCCGCTCTACGACGCGCTTTCCGACATGCTCGGCGCCGGCCAGATGCATCGCTACATGACCGACGGCACCATCGAAGTCGCGCCGCTCGCCTACATGCGTGGCCGCACGCTGAACGATGCGTTCGTCATTCTCGACGAAGCGCAGAACACGACCGAGCAGCAGATGAAGATGTTTCTGACACGTCTTGGCTTCAACACCAAGATGGTCATCACCGGCGACGTAACCCAGATCGATCTGGCCGTACCACATTCCGGGCTTAAGTCCATCGAATCGATTCTGGGCGGTATCGACGGCATCAGTTTCGCACATCTTGGCGCCAAAGACGTGGTACGCCATGAGCTGGTCGGCAAGATCGTGCGGGCCTACGATGAGCATGCCGCCAAAGAGCCCGCACACAAACCGAATGGAAAGGAACGCCGTTGA
- the ybeY gene encoding rRNA maturation RNase YbeY has translation MSVEVTNETVWQIDPKLFSDLGLWVMERMQVSTQSDLTILFVDPDPIAQLHMRWMQLEGPTDVMSFPMDELRPGEDGQIMEGVLGDIVICPWVAAQQAAAAGHSTMDEMMLLAIHGTLHLLGYDHINPEQERQMFGLQRQLLLTFFAVRDQPVPQAVLPAGSTDLLEQWDANHTSGNNKES, from the coding sequence TTGAGCGTCGAAGTCACCAATGAGACGGTCTGGCAGATCGACCCGAAACTCTTCTCCGACCTGGGTTTGTGGGTGATGGAACGCATGCAGGTGAGCACGCAGTCTGACCTGACCATCCTCTTCGTCGACCCCGACCCGATCGCCCAGCTGCACATGCGCTGGATGCAGCTCGAAGGACCGACTGACGTGATGAGCTTCCCCATGGACGAGCTGCGGCCGGGCGAAGACGGCCAGATCATGGAGGGTGTGTTGGGCGATATCGTCATCTGTCCGTGGGTGGCTGCGCAACAGGCCGCAGCGGCCGGCCATTCTACGATGGACGAGATGATGCTGCTGGCCATCCACGGCACCCTTCATTTGCTGGGCTACGACCACATCAACCCCGAGCAGGAACGCCAGATGTTCGGACTGCAGCGTCAGCTGCTCTTGACCTTCTTCGCCGTTCGCGACCAGCCGGTGCCGCAGGCCGTCTTACCTGCCGGTTCTACGGACCTGCTCGAGCAATGGGACGCGAACCATACCTCGGGCAACAATAAGGAATCGTGA
- a CDS encoding hemolysin family protein has translation MDILTVVTVVVLVIVAALLVWLSLMMASSESAVSRVTKASLNNRIIEIQTDDQDLGKFAQAKQIRKVHQVQRLIVDRYATSGSCAFFRIFCNVFDGVLVAIIVMLVSQLLWIALVTGVVFALIVAVVSVLLRPRSAGASKPLDVMMCFSGTISLAVALTPFAKAGEGKDQRRRDKEDELSDDEELEKIQREQGRATIDRLVETDDFDPEVAEMLRNVLMLSDTLTREIMVPRTDMICVESDSTLEHFLQLCSRSGFSRIPIIGEDVDDLVGMAYLKDAVRATAFNPEARTREVKSICRQPMLVPESKPVDDLFHEMQRTRQHVAVVVDEYGGIAGLVTIEDAIEQIVGELEDEHDRIQHTEPKKIGERKWQMPARTPIADLEELFEVDIDEDDVDTVYGLLTKLLGRVPIVGMSAVTRGLRLTAVDSAGRRKKVSTIVVEPATFKTEDDDSETEHHRDSRADKGDETED, from the coding sequence ATGGATATCCTGACCGTCGTCACCGTTGTTGTGCTCGTTATCGTGGCGGCACTGCTGGTGTGGCTTTCGCTGATGATGGCATCGAGCGAGTCGGCCGTCTCGCGCGTCACCAAGGCCAGTCTCAACAATCGGATCATTGAGATCCAGACCGACGACCAGGACCTCGGCAAGTTTGCGCAGGCCAAGCAGATTCGCAAGGTTCACCAGGTGCAGCGGCTGATCGTCGACCGTTATGCGACTTCCGGCTCCTGCGCGTTCTTCCGTATTTTCTGCAACGTTTTTGACGGCGTTCTGGTGGCGATCATCGTCATGCTCGTTTCGCAGCTGCTGTGGATCGCGTTGGTCACCGGAGTGGTGTTCGCCCTGATCGTGGCCGTGGTCTCGGTGCTGCTTCGCCCGCGTTCCGCCGGTGCTTCGAAGCCGCTCGACGTGATGATGTGTTTTTCCGGCACCATTTCACTGGCAGTTGCGTTGACGCCTTTTGCCAAGGCCGGGGAAGGCAAGGACCAGCGTCGCCGCGACAAGGAAGACGAGCTTTCCGACGACGAGGAGCTCGAGAAGATTCAGCGCGAACAGGGGCGTGCGACCATCGATCGGCTGGTCGAAACCGACGATTTCGACCCCGAAGTCGCCGAGATGTTGCGCAACGTGCTGATGCTTTCCGACACCTTGACCCGTGAGATCATGGTGCCGCGCACCGACATGATCTGCGTCGAATCCGATTCCACGCTCGAGCATTTCCTGCAGTTGTGCTCACGTTCCGGCTTTTCACGTATCCCGATTATCGGTGAGGACGTTGACGATTTGGTCGGTATGGCCTATCTGAAGGACGCCGTGCGTGCCACCGCCTTCAACCCCGAGGCCCGCACACGCGAGGTCAAGTCGATTTGCCGGCAGCCGATGCTGGTGCCGGAATCCAAGCCGGTCGATGATCTCTTCCATGAGATGCAGCGCACCCGGCAGCATGTGGCCGTAGTGGTCGATGAATACGGTGGTATCGCCGGACTGGTGACCATCGAGGACGCCATCGAGCAGATCGTCGGTGAACTCGAGGACGAGCATGACCGCATCCAGCACACCGAGCCCAAGAAGATCGGGGAGCGCAAGTGGCAGATGCCGGCCCGCACACCGATTGCCGACTTGGAAGAGCTTTTCGAGGTTGATATCGATGAGGACGACGTGGATACCGTCTATGGTCTCCTGACCAAACTGCTCGGCCGTGTGCCGATTGTCGGCATGAGCGCGGTGACGCGAGGTCTACGTCTGACCGCCGTCGATTCCGCGGGTCGTCGCAAAAAGGTTTCGACCATCGTGGTCGAACCAGCGACATTCAAAACCGAAGACGATGACAGCGAAACCGAGCATCATCGTGATTCGCGAGCCGATAAAGGCGACGAGACCGAGGACTGA
- a CDS encoding GTPase Era codes for MNDKQGADAHMAANGRSNGRKQAGKPVSAAVKVDSNTEAQSQPYRSGFVAVVGRPNVGKSTLINSLIGTQVAIASSRPETTRKAIRGILTTDNAQLVLVDTPGIHRPRTLLGQRLNDVVDESLSDVDEIAFLLPADQEIGPGDKRILSRLRSEFARKVKDGSEIGGKQHAGAGKGGNGAQSSKHDDDHEHGKFVWKVPLIAIVTKIDELNRQELMAKLIEISQFTDFTDVVPVSALERDNVAEVKRVLIDNMPEGPQMYPDDQITEEKPEDTIAELVRGAFLEELDDELPHSLAVVVDSIDRPGESDNPETADGKAHVMVSIFVERNSQKPIIIGHRAEHLVQVKKRLRTAVNRIVGQKSKLDLHVKVAKGWQSDPKQLERLGF; via the coding sequence ATGAACGATAAGCAAGGTGCCGACGCGCACATGGCAGCCAACGGCAGGTCCAACGGACGCAAGCAGGCAGGGAAGCCGGTTTCGGCAGCGGTGAAGGTCGATAGCAATACCGAGGCGCAATCCCAGCCGTATCGTTCCGGCTTCGTCGCCGTGGTCGGACGGCCGAACGTCGGCAAATCCACGCTTATCAATTCACTCATCGGCACGCAGGTCGCCATTGCCTCCTCGCGCCCGGAGACCACACGTAAGGCTATTCGTGGGATTCTCACCACCGACAACGCCCAGCTCGTGCTGGTCGACACTCCCGGCATCCACCGTCCTCGCACGCTGCTCGGCCAGAGGCTCAACGATGTGGTGGACGAGTCGCTGAGCGACGTGGACGAGATCGCGTTCCTGCTGCCCGCCGACCAAGAGATCGGGCCGGGGGACAAGCGCATCCTGAGCCGACTGCGCAGCGAGTTTGCCCGCAAGGTCAAGGACGGCAGTGAAATCGGCGGAAAACAGCATGCCGGTGCTGGCAAAGGCGGTAACGGTGCTCAAAGCAGTAAGCACGACGATGATCATGAACACGGCAAGTTCGTTTGGAAGGTGCCGCTGATCGCCATCGTTACCAAGATCGACGAGCTCAATCGTCAGGAGCTGATGGCCAAGCTCATCGAGATCAGCCAGTTCACCGACTTCACCGATGTGGTGCCGGTCAGTGCCTTGGAACGCGACAATGTCGCTGAGGTCAAGCGCGTGCTCATCGACAACATGCCCGAAGGCCCGCAGATGTATCCCGATGACCAGATTACCGAGGAGAAGCCTGAGGATACCATCGCCGAGCTGGTGCGTGGCGCGTTCCTCGAGGAGTTGGACGACGAGCTGCCGCATTCGCTGGCCGTGGTCGTCGACTCCATCGACCGTCCAGGCGAATCCGACAATCCCGAAACGGCCGACGGCAAGGCTCATGTCATGGTCTCCATCTTCGTCGAACGCAACTCGCAGAAGCCCATCATCATCGGCCACCGCGCCGAGCACCTGGTGCAGGTCAAGAAGCGCCTGCGCACCGCCGTCAACCGCATCGTCGGCCAAAAGTCTAAACTCGACCTCCACGTCAAGGTCGCCAAAGGCTGGCAGTCCGACCCGAAGCAGCTCGAACGTCTGGGCTTCTGA
- a CDS encoding cysteine ABC transporter substrate-binding protein — MTTNVLKRAAQVAISAVAAVAMLAGFAACGPTGATPSSDNNSGSSTSGAGKQQSARTLAEIKKSGKLKVAVFSDKAPFGYVDKDGKNQGYDIVFAERLAKDLGVKPEYTTVDPAARVDVLASNKVDVTLANFTVTPEREEKVDFAKPYMKVALGVVSPESKPIKSVDELKGKTLIIAKGTTAEPYFAKYPDIKLQKYDQYADAYNALLDGRGDAMSTDNTEVLAWAKANKGFTVGITKLGDEQPIAPAVQKGNKELLNYINEEIVKLGKEQFFHKDYEQTLKPVYGSSSNPDDIVVEGGKL, encoded by the coding sequence ATGACAACGAACGTATTGAAACGAGCGGCACAAGTAGCGATTTCAGCGGTAGCGGCCGTGGCCATGCTGGCGGGATTCGCCGCATGCGGCCCAACCGGTGCCACGCCAAGCAGCGACAATAATTCCGGTTCCAGCACCTCCGGAGCGGGCAAGCAGCAAAGCGCGCGCACGCTTGCGGAAATTAAGAAATCCGGCAAACTCAAGGTCGCGGTCTTCTCCGACAAGGCACCGTTCGGCTACGTCGACAAGGACGGCAAGAACCAGGGCTACGACATCGTCTTCGCCGAGCGTCTGGCCAAGGACCTCGGTGTCAAGCCGGAGTACACCACCGTCGACCCGGCGGCCCGTGTCGACGTGCTCGCCAGCAACAAGGTCGATGTCACCCTTGCCAACTTCACCGTCACCCCCGAACGCGAGGAGAAGGTCGACTTCGCCAAGCCGTACATGAAGGTCGCGCTGGGCGTGGTCTCCCCCGAGTCCAAGCCGATCAAAAGCGTCGACGAGCTCAAGGGCAAGACGCTGATCATCGCCAAAGGCACCACCGCCGAACCGTACTTCGCCAAGTACCCCGACATCAAGCTACAGAAGTACGATCAGTACGCGGACGCCTACAACGCCCTGCTCGACGGCCGCGGCGACGCGATGAGCACCGACAACACCGAGGTCCTCGCGTGGGCCAAGGCCAACAAGGGCTTCACCGTCGGCATCACCAAGCTCGGCGACGAACAGCCCATCGCCCCCGCCGTGCAGAAGGGCAACAAGGAGCTGCTCAACTACATCAACGAGGAAATCGTGAAGCTCGGCAAGGAGCAGTTCTTCCACAAGGACTACGAGCAGACCCTGAAGCCGGTCTATGGCAGCTCCTCCAACCCCGACGACATCGTGGTTGAGGGCGGCAAGCTCTGA